Proteins from a single region of Streptomyces griseiscabiei:
- the mraY gene encoding phospho-N-acetylmuramoyl-pentapeptide-transferase, whose translation MMKQILFAGVIGLFLTLVGTPLLIKLLARKGYGQYIRDDGPREHASKRGTPTMGGIAFILATIAAYFLSKLITGYTPTFSGLLVLGLMGGMGLVGFLDDYIKIVKRRSLGLRAKAKMAGQLIVGIGFAVLALQFPDARDQTPASTKISFVQDFGWTIGPVLFVIWALFMILAMSNGVNLTDGLDGLATGASVLVFGAYTFIGVWQFQESCANTRTLTNPAACYEVRDPLDLAIVASALMGACLGFLWWNTSPAKIFMGDTGSLALGGALAGLAICSRTELLLALLGGLFVLITMSVVIQVGSFKLTGKRVFRMAPLQHHFELKGWSEVLVVVRFWIIQGICVIVGLGLFYAGWAADK comes from the coding sequence ATGATGAAGCAGATCCTGTTCGCGGGAGTCATTGGCCTCTTCCTGACCCTGGTCGGCACCCCGCTGCTGATCAAGCTGCTGGCCCGCAAGGGCTACGGCCAGTACATCCGCGACGACGGCCCGCGCGAGCACGCCAGCAAGCGCGGTACGCCGACGATGGGCGGTATCGCCTTCATCCTGGCGACCATCGCCGCGTACTTCCTGTCCAAGCTGATCACGGGCTACACCCCGACCTTCTCGGGTCTGCTGGTGCTCGGCCTGATGGGCGGCATGGGCCTGGTCGGCTTCCTCGACGACTACATCAAGATCGTCAAGCGTCGTTCGCTCGGTCTGCGGGCCAAGGCGAAGATGGCCGGCCAGCTGATCGTCGGCATCGGCTTCGCGGTGCTCGCGCTGCAGTTCCCGGACGCCCGCGACCAGACGCCGGCCTCCACCAAGATCTCCTTCGTCCAGGACTTCGGCTGGACCATCGGCCCGGTGCTGTTCGTCATCTGGGCGCTGTTCATGATCCTCGCCATGTCGAACGGCGTGAACCTCACCGACGGTCTGGACGGCCTCGCCACCGGCGCCTCCGTCCTCGTCTTCGGCGCCTACACCTTCATCGGTGTCTGGCAGTTCCAGGAGTCCTGCGCCAACACGCGGACCCTGACCAACCCGGCCGCCTGTTACGAGGTACGAGATCCGCTCGACCTGGCGATCGTGGCCTCCGCGCTGATGGGCGCCTGCCTCGGCTTCCTGTGGTGGAACACCTCGCCGGCCAAGATCTTCATGGGTGACACCGGTTCGCTGGCCCTCGGCGGCGCGCTCGCCGGTCTCGCGATCTGCTCCCGCACCGAGCTGCTGCTCGCGCTCCTCGGCGGTCTGTTCGTCCTCATCACCATGTCGGTCGTCATCCAGGTCGGCTCGTTCAAGCTGACCGGCAAGCGGGTCTTCCGGATGGCCCCGCTCCAGCACCACTTCGAACTCAAGGGCTGGTCCGAGGTCCTTGTCGTGGTCCGCTTCTGGATCATCCAGGGCATCTGTGTGATCGTCGGACTGGGCCTCTTCTACGCGGGATGGGCGGCCGACAAGTGA
- the murD gene encoding UDP-N-acetylmuramoyl-L-alanine--D-glutamate ligase — protein sequence MGGRQVTDWQGKRVTVAGLGVSGIPAAKVLRDLGATVTVVNDGDDERARAQAADLEALGVTVRLGDGATLPEGTELIVTTPGWKPDKPLFAAAREAGVDIWGDVELAWRLRGPDAAPWLAVTGTNGKTTTVQMLASILTAAGLRTAAVGNIGVSLLDVVLGDEPYDVLAVELSSYQLHWAPSLRAHSAAVLNLAPDHLDWHGSMEAYAADKGRIYEGNQVACVYNVDATDKPSTEDLVREADVEEGCRAVGFTLGTPGPSQLGVVDGILVDRAFVENRQKNAQELAEVGDVNPPAPHNVANALAAAALARAFGVPAAAVRDGLRAFTPDAHRIAHVADVDGVAYIDDSKATNTHAAQASLAAYESIVWIAGGLAKGATFDELVAGAAGRLRGVVLIGADRALIRQALARHAPEVPVVDLDRTDTGAMPAAVREARTLARAGDTVLLAPACASMDMFVNYNKRGDAFAEAVRELSSADG from the coding sequence ATGGGCGGCCGACAAGTGACCGACTGGCAGGGCAAGCGCGTCACCGTCGCCGGGCTCGGCGTCTCGGGCATCCCGGCGGCCAAGGTCCTGCGGGACCTCGGCGCGACCGTCACCGTCGTCAACGACGGCGACGACGAACGCGCCCGCGCGCAGGCCGCCGACCTGGAGGCGCTCGGCGTCACCGTGCGCCTCGGTGACGGCGCGACCCTGCCGGAGGGCACCGAACTGATCGTCACCACCCCCGGCTGGAAGCCGGACAAGCCGCTGTTCGCGGCGGCCCGTGAGGCCGGCGTGGACATCTGGGGCGACGTCGAACTCGCCTGGCGGCTGCGCGGCCCCGACGCGGCCCCGTGGCTCGCCGTCACCGGCACCAACGGCAAGACCACGACCGTCCAGATGCTCGCCTCCATCCTGACGGCGGCGGGCCTGCGCACGGCGGCCGTCGGCAACATCGGGGTCTCGCTGCTGGACGTCGTCCTCGGCGACGAGCCGTACGACGTCCTGGCCGTCGAGCTGTCCAGCTACCAGCTGCACTGGGCGCCCTCCCTGCGCGCCCACTCCGCCGCCGTCCTCAACCTCGCCCCCGACCACCTCGACTGGCACGGCTCCATGGAGGCGTACGCCGCCGACAAGGGCCGTATCTACGAGGGCAATCAGGTCGCCTGCGTCTACAACGTGGATGCCACCGACAAACCGTCCACCGAGGACCTGGTGCGCGAGGCGGACGTCGAGGAGGGCTGCCGGGCCGTCGGGTTCACGCTCGGCACCCCGGGCCCCTCCCAACTCGGTGTCGTGGACGGCATCCTGGTCGACCGCGCCTTCGTCGAGAACCGGCAGAAGAACGCGCAGGAGCTCGCCGAGGTCGGGGACGTGAACCCGCCGGCCCCGCACAACGTCGCCAACGCCCTCGCGGCGGCGGCCCTCGCCCGCGCGTTCGGGGTGCCCGCCGCGGCCGTACGGGACGGCCTGCGGGCCTTCACCCCGGACGCGCACCGCATCGCGCACGTGGCCGACGTGGACGGCGTGGCGTACATCGACGACTCCAAGGCCACCAACACCCACGCGGCGCAGGCCTCGTTGGCGGCGTACGAATCGATCGTGTGGATCGCCGGCGGACTCGCCAAGGGCGCGACCTTCGACGAACTCGTCGCCGGTGCCGCCGGGCGGCTGCGGGGGGTCGTGCTGATCGGCGCGGATCGCGCGCTGATCCGACAAGCGCTCGCGCGACACGCGCCCGAAGTGCCGGTCGTCGACCTCGACCGGACCGACACTGGGGCGATGCCGGCCGCCGTCCGCGAGGCGCGGACACTGGCACGGGCGGGCGACACGGTCCTGCTGGCGCCGGCCTGTGCGTCGATGGACATGTTCGTCAACTACAACAAGCGCGGGGACGCGTTCGCGGAGGCAGTGCGCGAACTCTCCTCCGCGGACGGCTGA
- a CDS encoding UDP-N-acetylmuramoyl-tripeptide--D-alanyl-D-alanine ligase, which yields MIALSLAEIAEVVGGQTHDIPDPSAQVTGPVVRDSREVEPGSLFVAFAGERVDGHDFAAAVVEAGAAAVLASRPVGVPAIVVPDVQAALGALARHVVAKLGTTLVALTGSAGKTSTKDLIAQVLRRKAPTVFTPGSLNNEIGLPLTALSATEETRFLVLEMGARGIGHIKYLAELTPPKVGLVLNVGTAHIGEFGGREQIAQAKGELVEALPPASEGGTAILNADDPLVRAMASRTKAKVLLFGELGEADVRAENVTLTDAGQPAFRLHTPSGASDVTMRLYGEHHVSNALAAAAVAHELGMSADEIATALSEAGSLSRWRMEVTERPDGVTVVNDAYNANPESMRAALRALAAMGKGRRTWAVLGKMAELGDESLAEHDAVGRLAVRLNVGKLVAVGGREASWLQLGAYNEGSWGEESVHVSDAQAAVDLLRSQLRPGDVVLVKASRSVGLESVAQALLDSGNEGEVAAR from the coding sequence GTGATCGCCCTCTCTCTCGCCGAGATCGCAGAAGTCGTCGGCGGGCAGACGCACGACATACCGGATCCGTCGGCGCAGGTCACCGGACCGGTCGTCCGGGACTCCCGTGAGGTGGAGCCCGGCAGCCTCTTCGTCGCCTTCGCGGGCGAGCGTGTGGACGGACACGACTTCGCGGCCGCGGTCGTCGAGGCGGGTGCGGCAGCGGTGCTGGCGTCCCGTCCCGTCGGCGTGCCCGCGATCGTCGTGCCCGACGTCCAGGCGGCGCTCGGCGCCCTCGCCCGGCACGTCGTCGCGAAGCTCGGCACGACCCTGGTGGCCCTCACCGGCTCGGCGGGCAAGACCAGCACCAAGGACCTGATCGCCCAGGTCCTGCGGCGCAAGGCGCCGACGGTGTTCACGCCCGGCTCCCTCAACAACGAGATCGGACTGCCCCTCACCGCGCTCAGCGCCACGGAGGAAACCCGTTTCCTGGTCCTGGAGATGGGCGCCCGGGGCATCGGCCACATCAAGTACCTCGCCGAGCTGACCCCGCCGAAGGTCGGCCTCGTGCTGAACGTCGGCACCGCCCACATCGGCGAGTTCGGCGGCCGCGAGCAGATCGCGCAGGCCAAGGGCGAACTGGTGGAGGCGCTGCCCCCGGCGAGCGAGGGCGGCACCGCGATCCTCAACGCCGACGATCCCCTGGTCCGGGCCATGGCGTCGCGTACGAAGGCGAAGGTGCTCCTCTTCGGCGAGTTGGGCGAAGCGGACGTACGCGCCGAGAACGTGACGCTCACGGACGCCGGACAGCCCGCGTTCAGGCTTCACACACCCTCCGGTGCAAGCGATGTGACCATGCGCCTGTACGGTGAGCACCACGTGTCGAACGCGCTCGCCGCGGCCGCCGTCGCCCATGAGCTGGGCATGTCCGCAGACGAGATCGCCACCGCGCTCTCCGAGGCGGGCTCCCTCTCCCGCTGGCGCATGGAGGTCACCGAGCGCCCGGACGGTGTGACGGTCGTCAACGACGCCTACAACGCGAACCCCGAGTCCATGCGAGCCGCTCTGCGCGCGCTCGCGGCGATGGGCAAGGGGCGGCGGACCTGGGCGGTGCTCGGCAAGATGGCCGAGCTCGGGGACGAATCGCTCGCCGAGCACGACGCGGTCGGACGGCTCGCCGTCCGGCTCAATGTCGGCAAGCTCGTCGCGGTCGGGGGCAGGGAAGCGTCCTGGCTGCAACTGGGCGCATATAACGAGGGTTCGTGGGGTGAGGAGTCGGTGCACGTGTCCGACGCACAGGCGGCGGTCGACCTGTTGCGCAGTCAGTTGCGCCCGGGAGACGTCGTACTCGTGAAGGCGTCCCGGTCGGTCGGGCTCGAGAGCGTGGCGCAGGCGCTGCTCGACAGCGGCAACGAGGGTGAGGTTGCCGCCCGATGA